A window of Pirellula sp. SH-Sr6A contains these coding sequences:
- a CDS encoding HD family phosphohydrolase produces MSNTNARTRSERAANLRIDRYPWRAWLAKAATWESLGKLGIAVAVAVFIVVFVRAWEPPFAYRQGFVPQRSILARVPFQVVDEVKTEVLKSQAAREVYCVYENRNEAIVQLAGALRDTLQALHEVPDVTSLTKPQIALLDVLGVSDGEPLPQKIPHEAALEAIHKTLASSSDWSKYTSAMREVLDPILETGTLKTLAHDLELGNQRYIRVIKPGSENQHIDVEVQRVRLAELNNSLRTSLIREIRNLFPNEESRTLAQLVFNYLSLNLPETLTLNTDRSNKARQEAIAAVKPAMVSYDPNFGSIVPIGKMLGEKEIALLRAEHAAYTSKLTWKLRLQRLAAFCGLITALYVLVGFFIYQSLDRTLITDTVKLTQVLGVCLGCVILSVLAASDPLRAEVAPVTLTAIVATIAFGRPTSLMLMAALSLLISFCSRVDLSEFIVLSSAAAAATLLCGRIRNRTRLIYVGLGVATVVFFTVLGLGVMTGQSGGVITDGPAMSGIQTFTNSLFPVRLINEAAWQAVIVFACGPLMAGLLPVFERLLDVQTDLSLLELSDMSHPLLRQLAQRAPGTYNHSISVAALAESAAEAIGANGLLVRVGACFHDIGKMFKPNYFVENQTPGANRHDTLQPAMSTLIIIAHVKDGADLGRKHKLPKRIIDFIEQHHGTTLVEYFFRMATKKSEQDPHADEVTENTYRYPGPKPQTREAAVLMLADAVESASRALVEPTPSRLQNLVEQIAMKKLLDGQFEECALTLKELELIKTSLTKSLTAIYHGRIKYPEKQSAS; encoded by the coding sequence GTGTCCAACACGAATGCTAGAACCCGCAGCGAACGCGCTGCGAATTTGCGAATCGATCGCTACCCCTGGAGGGCTTGGTTAGCCAAAGCGGCAACTTGGGAGTCGCTCGGAAAGCTCGGTATCGCCGTCGCCGTTGCGGTCTTCATCGTCGTCTTCGTACGAGCTTGGGAGCCCCCGTTCGCTTATCGCCAAGGCTTCGTGCCGCAGCGATCGATCTTGGCTCGAGTTCCCTTTCAAGTTGTCGACGAAGTCAAAACGGAGGTTCTGAAATCTCAAGCGGCTCGCGAGGTCTATTGTGTGTACGAGAATCGCAATGAAGCGATTGTGCAACTGGCCGGGGCGCTGCGAGATACGCTTCAGGCCCTTCACGAAGTTCCCGATGTGACCTCCCTGACCAAGCCCCAGATCGCGTTGCTCGATGTGCTCGGGGTGTCGGATGGCGAGCCTTTGCCCCAAAAGATCCCGCACGAAGCGGCATTGGAAGCAATCCACAAAACGCTCGCTAGCTCGTCCGATTGGTCCAAGTACACTTCGGCTATGCGCGAGGTTCTCGATCCTATTTTGGAGACCGGGACGCTTAAGACATTGGCTCATGATTTGGAGTTGGGGAATCAACGCTACATCCGCGTCATCAAGCCCGGCAGTGAAAACCAACACATCGACGTAGAAGTTCAACGTGTGAGGCTTGCAGAGTTGAACAACTCATTGCGAACCTCGTTGATACGAGAGATTCGCAATCTCTTTCCGAATGAGGAATCGAGGACCTTGGCCCAATTGGTCTTCAATTACCTTTCGCTCAATTTGCCAGAAACACTGACGCTCAATACGGACCGAAGTAACAAAGCCAGGCAGGAAGCGATTGCAGCGGTCAAGCCCGCGATGGTCTCCTACGATCCGAACTTCGGATCGATCGTCCCGATCGGTAAGATGCTTGGCGAAAAGGAAATAGCACTGCTCCGGGCAGAGCATGCTGCTTACACCTCGAAGCTGACGTGGAAACTACGCCTTCAAAGACTCGCTGCATTTTGTGGTCTGATTACCGCGTTGTACGTGTTGGTCGGTTTTTTCATATATCAATCGTTGGATCGAACCCTTATCACCGACACGGTCAAACTCACACAAGTCCTCGGCGTGTGTTTGGGGTGTGTGATTCTGTCGGTGCTCGCAGCGAGCGATCCATTGCGGGCGGAAGTTGCTCCGGTCACACTCACCGCCATAGTAGCCACGATTGCATTCGGTCGCCCCACGTCTTTGATGTTGATGGCGGCGCTCTCTTTGTTGATATCGTTTTGTTCTCGGGTCGATCTGTCCGAGTTTATCGTGCTTTCCAGCGCGGCAGCGGCGGCCACTTTGTTGTGTGGACGAATTCGGAACCGGACTCGGCTCATTTATGTAGGGCTCGGCGTCGCAACGGTTGTCTTTTTTACCGTGCTCGGACTGGGAGTCATGACTGGGCAGTCGGGGGGAGTGATCACCGATGGTCCCGCGATGAGCGGCATCCAAACCTTTACCAACAGTCTATTTCCTGTTCGTTTGATCAACGAAGCTGCATGGCAGGCAGTAATCGTGTTCGCTTGCGGACCTCTCATGGCCGGTTTGCTTCCGGTTTTCGAACGTCTCCTCGATGTTCAGACGGATTTAAGCCTCTTGGAACTCAGCGATATGAGTCATCCGCTTCTTCGGCAATTGGCTCAGCGAGCGCCCGGAACCTACAACCACAGCATCTCTGTAGCGGCGTTGGCCGAGTCGGCAGCAGAAGCGATTGGGGCAAACGGATTGCTCGTCCGTGTCGGAGCCTGTTTTCATGACATCGGAAAGATGTTCAAGCCGAATTACTTCGTTGAGAACCAAACCCCTGGTGCAAACCGCCACGATACCTTGCAGCCCGCGATGAGCACGCTCATCATCATCGCCCACGTCAAAGACGGTGCCGACTTGGGACGGAAGCATAAGCTCCCAAAGCGGATCATCGATTTCATTGAACAGCATCACGGCACGACTTTGGTCGAGTACTTCTTCCGGATGGCGACGAAGAAAAGCGAACAGGATCCGCACGCCGATGAAGTCACCGAGAACACCTACCGCTATCCCGGCCCCAAGCCTCAGACGCGTGAAGCTGCGGTTCTGATGTTGGCGGACGCGGTGGAAAGTGCGTCGCGCGCGTTGGTAGAGCCAACGCCATCGCGCCTTCAGAACCTCGTTGAGCAGATCGCGATGAAAAAGTTGCTCGACGGTCAATTTGAGGAGTGCGCGTTGACGCTGAAAGAGCTGGAACTGATCAAAACGTCGCTTACTAAGAGCCTGACTGCCATTTATCACGGCCGCATCAAATACCCGGAGAAGCAGTCTGCCAGTTAA